The window CTCAGCGGGACCGGTGCAGCGCGATGAGCTGCTCGGCGGAGTGGGCGAGGTGCTCGCGCACGGCAGGCTCGCCGCGCATCCGGATGCCCTCGAGCAGCCGGTCGTGCTGCTCGGCCATCTCGTCGGCCGGGAGCAGGGGCCGCAGCTGGTTGAGGAACAGCAGCAGCTCGCTCTCGAGCTGGCCGTGCGCTTCGGTGATGCGGGGGCTGCCGGCCGAGGCCACCAGAGCGTGATGCAGCTCGGCGTGCGCGCTCTCGATGGCCCGGTGGTCGTCGGGGTGGCGCTCGCAGACCTCGCGGAGCCGCGCGTTCGCGGCCACGAGCTCGGGCGGCAGGGGGAGCGGTGCGCCCGCCGACGTGCCGGTGCGTCGCCGGAGCAGGGCGACCGCCTCGCCCTCGAGTGCGGTGCGATACTCCATCAGCGCCCGCACGTCGTCGTCGGAGAAGGCCCGCACCCGGGCGCCCTTGTAGGGCTCGAAGGTGACGAGGCGCTGCGCGGCCAGCAGCTGGAGGGCCGCGCGCACCGTGTGGCGGTTGACGCCGTGCTCGGCCGAGAGGGTCTCCTCGCGGAGTGCCTGGCCCGGAGCGAGCCGGGCATCGAGGATCAGCTCGCGCAGGGCGGCGGCGACGGTCTGCACCGCGGTCGACGGGGAGGCGGAGGCGGGCACGTTCCCGAGGCTAGCGCGAGCGGGCGGGCGGCGGGCGTTCGTGGGATGGTGAATCCATGCCGACCGACGACTCCGCCCTCGCTCGCCCGAATCCTCCGGGCACCGCGAGCCCCTCGCCCTCCGACCCCACGGCGCGCCCGAGCCTGCGGTCGATGCTGACCGACAAGTTCGGTCAGCTCGCGCTGCGCAGCCTGCAGATCATCGTGGTGCTGATCCTCGCCACCGTGGTGGTGTTCGCGCTGGTGCAGCTGAAGCTCGTGGTCATCCCGCTGCTGATCGCGATCATCCTCGCGGCGGCGGTCAGCCCGGTGCTGCGCTGGCTGAAGCATCACGGCTTCTCGGCGATGATGGCGACCTGGGTGACGCTGGTCGCGGCCATCCTGGTGTTCGGCGGTCTCATCACGCTGATCGTGTTCGCCGTGCGCGGGCAGTGGGACGAGCTCGGCAAGCGCGCCTCCGAGGGCGTGGACAACCTGCAGGGCTTCATCACGAACCTGCCGTTCGACATCGACCAGTCGCAGATCGAGGACGCGAAGAACTCCGCCCTCGACTTCCTCACCAGCAGCCAGTTCGGATCGGGGGCGCTCGCCGGGGTCTCGGCGGCCGGCGAGGTCATCACCGGGGCGGTGCTGGCTATCGTCATCCTGTTCTTCTTCATGAAGGACGGGCCGCAGATCTGGGCCTTCCTGCTCAAGCCGTTCAAGGGCTACCGGCACGAGCGCGGGGAGCGCATCGGGCACACCGCGGTGCGGACGCTCGGCGGGTACATCCGCGGCACGGCCGTCGTCGCCCTCGTCGACTCGGTCGCGATCGGCGTGGGCGTCGCCATCGTCGGCGTGCCGCTGGCGCTGCCGCTCGCCATCATCGTCTTCGTCGGCGCGTTCATCCCCCTGATCGGTGCCACACTGGCCGGCGTGCTGGCCGCGCTGGTGGCGTTCGTCGCCAACGGGCCGGTGGCCGCGCTGGTCGTGGTGGGCATCGTGATCGCCGTGAACCAGCTGGAGGGCAACTTCCTGCAGCCGGTCGTGATGGCGCAGTCGCTGAAGCTGCACCCGCTGGTCATCCTGGTCGCGCTGACCGCGGGCACCATCCTCGGCGGCATCGTCGGCGCCGTGCTGTCGGTGCCCATCGCGGCGGTCGGCTGGGCGATCATCAAGGTCTGGAACGGGCCGGCCCCCGAGCCCGAGCCGCACCCGAAGCGGAAGAAGAAGGATCGGACGCCGAAGGCGGAGCCGCCGGCGGCGGAGGTCGTGGCGTAGCGCCCCCCTCGACGGAGAACGCCCGGCCCCGCTTCAGCGGATGCCGGGCGTTCTCGTCTCGGGTCTCTACTTCTTGACGATCGCCCGGATCAGCAGACCGATGCCGGTGCCGACGGCGGCGACCACGACGGCCGCGGTCACGGTCGTCTTCTTGTGGGTGACCACGGCCTTCTTCGGGTCGGTCTTGAAGTCGTCGACGATCACCTCGGCGCGCGCGGGTACGTCGAGCCGGTGCTCGATCTCGTCGACCAGTCCGGCCAGCTGCGCGCGGGTCGCGGCGATGTCGGCCTGCAGCTCGGCCCGGCTGCGCTGCGGCGCCTCGGCCGTGGAGTCACCGTCGGCGTCGGCCGGACCGGCGTCGGAATGGTCGTGCGGCTTCATGGCGCGCGCGGTCGCGACGCCCCGGGCCACCTCGGAGATGGCCTTGGGCACCGACAGCTCGTCGCTCGACTTCTTCTTCGCCATGGAGGGTCCTTCCCGGGAGGTCAGTGCGAGCGTACCTTGCCGATGAGGTCGCCCGCCTTGTCGGCGGCCTTGCCCGCGACCTGCTCGACGGCGTCGCCGGCGCTCTGCACGGCCGACTGCACGTGGTCGTCGTGCCAGAGCTGCTGGGCCTTGTCGCGGATCTGCTCGTAGCGGCGGCGTCCGGCGCGGGCGCCGACGACGTAGCCGGCGGCGAAGGCGACGATGACGAGGATCTTCTTCATGAGTGCTGTCCGTTCAGTTCGCGGATGCGGTGCGAGACCGCCCTTCCCCCCATCGTTCTCCGGTCGGCGGCATCCGCAAAGGGCTCCCGGCGCTTTCCCGGGGGTTCACGGCACGACGATCGCGGGTTCGGTCGCCGCGAGATCGTCCTCGATGCCGATCCGGGCGAGCACGACCTCCCCGGCGAACCGGGCACCCGGCCCCTGCAGGAGCCCCGCCTTGATGCCCCCGAAGGTCACCGTCAGGTCGGCGGGCAGCACGACCTCGTCGGCGACCGCACCGGTGTCGGGGTCGACACCGCTCGGCAGATCGACGGCCACGACCAGCGGGCGGCCTTCTCCCGCGGCGATCAGGTCCAGGATGCCCGCCACCGCCTCGCGCGCCGCCCCCCGCAGCGCCGGTGCCGCCGCCGACGTGCCGGTGCCGAGGATCCCGTCCACCACCACGTCGCCCTGCACCGCGACCCGCGCCGCCTCCGTCGCCGCGAGCGACCGCACCCCGACGCCCGCGGCCTCCGCCGCGGCGCGGCCACCCTCGTGCACCCGCGTCCCCACCCGGATGGCCTCCACCACGATCCCCGTCCCGCCCATGATCCCCGCCTCGCCCGCGATCCCCGTCCCGCCCGCGATCCCCGCCCCGCTCGCCAGCTCGGCGCCGGCGAACAGCGCGTCGCCCCCGTTCGAGCCCGAGCCGACGAGCAGCACGACCCGCCACGGCCGTCCGTCGGGCGGCGGCGGGAGGGCGCCGAGTCGCGCGGTGATCTCCTGCGCCAGCGCGTGCGAGGCCCGCTCCATCAGCGGCTCGCCCGCCTCGAGGTGCGGGCGCTCGGCGTCGCGGACGGCCTGGGCGGTGTAGCCGATTCTCATGCGATCATCCTCGGCCGCGCATCCGTCGCCCGCAATCCCGGGCCGGACGAGCTCGGAGGCATTCGAAAGCGCCCCATAGGTTCGTCATAGGGGGCGCATAGCCGGAGCGGCATGAATAGGGACATCCGTTCACGTCCCGTTCACTGGAGCCCCTCATGACCTACGCCGTCCTCGTCGCCCTCGACCTCCTGATGGTCGGGATCCTGACCTTCGGCCTGTATTTCCGCCGCCACCACCGCCGCGACCTCGTGGTCGCCTTCCTCGGCGTCAACGTCGGCGTGCTGGCCGTCTCGATGGTGCTCGGCTCGAGCACCATCGGCGCCGGGCTCGGCCTCGGCCTCTTCGGGGTGCTGAGCATCATCCGCCTGCGCAGCGACGAGATCGCCCAGCACGAGGTCGCGTACTACTTCTCTGCCCTCGCCCTCGGCCTCCTCGCCGGGCTCGGCAGCACGCTGAGCGTTCTCTCGATCAGCCTGATGGTGCTCATTCTCGCCGTGATGTTCGTCGGCGACAGCCGTCGTCTGTTCCCGCGGCACCGCCAGCAGAGCATCGTGCTCGACCGTGCGTTCACCGACGAGCCGGCGCTCACCGCGCACCTCGAGCAGCTGCTCGGCGGGCGGGTGAAGCAGGTGCAGGTGAAGAGCCTCGACCTCGTGAACGACACCACCGTGGTCGACGTGCGGTACACGGTCCCGGATGCCCGAGCCGCCGCCCCGGCCGTCGACGTCGCGGCACCGGCCGCTCCCGCCGCCCGCGCCGAAGCGGTGGCCCGATGACCGGCCCGCTCGACCTCGACGCCTTCGACCCCATCTCGCTCGAGGAGCTGACCGCCCGGGCCGCGCTGCAGACGCGGGTCGACCGCAAGTACGTCGTACCGGCGGGGGAGCTGCCGGGCATCCTGGATCAGCTCGGACCTGAGACGCAGGTGCTCGAGCTGGGCGGGGTGCGCGCCTTCCGCTACGAGTCGGTCTACTTCGACACCCCCGAGCTGACGAGCTACCGGATGGCGGCGCACGCGCGCCGGCGCCGCTTCAAGATGCGCACCCGCGCCTACGTCGACTCGGCCACGGCCTACCTCGAGGTGAAGACGCGCGGTGCCCGCTCGGCCACGGTGAAGGAGCGGCTCGAGTACGCCTTCGACGAGCGGTCCGAGCTGAACGAGGACGGCCTGCTCTACGCCCACGACACCCTCGACGGGGCCGGCTTCGACCTCGAGCCAGAGCGGCTGCGGCGCACGGTGGTGACCCGCTACCGCCGGGCGACGCTGTTCGTGCCGGGCGACGGGCGGGACGCGCATCCGGAGAGCCGGGCCACCGTCGACACGCAGCTCGCCTGGGAGCTCGACCCCGCGGTCACGGGGCGGGTCCGCCGGTTCGAGACGCCCGGCATCGCGATCGTCGAGACCAAGTCGGGCTCCCGCCCCTCGGGTGTCGACCGGGTGCTCTGGGCGCACGGGCACCGGCCGTCGACCATCTCGAAGTACGGCACCGGGCTCGCTGCCCTCGTACCGGCGCTGCCCGCCAACAAGTGGTCGCGGGTGCTCCGCCGCCACTTCACCCCGGCCGCCTGACGCGGCCCCCGACCATCCCACCTAGGAGATCATGATGAACCGCAGAACCACCGTCTTCCCCCTCCTCGCCGGAGGCGTCGCCACCGTCGCCCTGCTGGCCGGCTGCGCGACCACCGTCGCCGCCGGCTCAGGCAGCACCGCCTCTGCCACGGGCGCCGCTGCCGGAGCCGAGGCCACCCAGGACGCCGCCGCCGTGCTCGCCGCGAACGAGGAGGTGCACACCTTCACCGACGACGCCGGCGGAGATGCCTCCGCCACCGCGATCGCGCTCTCGGACGGCACCGCGACCGTCTCCGGAACCGACGCCGGCAGCGTCACCGTCGACGGCGGAACCGTCACGATCACCGCCTCGGGCACCTACCGCGTGAGCGGCGAGCTCACCGACGGGCAGCTCGTCGTCGACTCGGGCGACACGGGCACCGTGCGGATCGTCCTCGACGGGGCGTCCATCGCCAGCAGCACGACCTCGGCCATCGCGGTCACCGCCGCCGAGGAGGTCGTGCTGGTGCTCGCCGACGGCTCGACGAACAGCCTCAGCGACACGGGCAGCTACCCCGAGGAGTCGGCCGACGACTCGACCAGCACCCCCAACGCCGCCCTGTGGAGTTCGGCCGACCTCCTGATCACCGGCCAAGGCGCCCTCACGGTGACGGGCAACGGCAACGACGGCATCACGAGCAAGGACGGCCTGGTCATCGCCTCGGGCGCGATCACCGTCGACGCGGCCGACGACGGCCTCCGCGGCAAGGACTACCTGGTGGTCGACGGCGGCACTCTCGACGTCACCGCC of the Herbiconiux flava genome contains:
- a CDS encoding DUF4956 domain-containing protein — protein: MTYAVLVALDLLMVGILTFGLYFRRHHRRDLVVAFLGVNVGVLAVSMVLGSSTIGAGLGLGLFGVLSIIRLRSDEIAQHEVAYYFSALALGLLAGLGSTLSVLSISLMVLILAVMFVGDSRRLFPRHRQQSIVLDRAFTDEPALTAHLEQLLGGRVKQVQVKSLDLVNDTTVVDVRYTVPDARAAAPAVDVAAPAAPAARAEAVAR
- a CDS encoding VTC domain-containing protein, whose amino-acid sequence is MTGPLDLDAFDPISLEELTARAALQTRVDRKYVVPAGELPGILDQLGPETQVLELGGVRAFRYESVYFDTPELTSYRMAAHARRRRFKMRTRAYVDSATAYLEVKTRGARSATVKERLEYAFDERSELNEDGLLYAHDTLDGAGFDLEPERLRRTVVTRYRRATLFVPGDGRDAHPESRATVDTQLAWELDPAVTGRVRRFETPGIAIVETKSGSRPSGVDRVLWAHGHRPSTISKYGTGLAALVPALPANKWSRVLRRHFTPAA
- a CDS encoding DUF3618 domain-containing protein, producing MAKKKSSDELSVPKAISEVARGVATARAMKPHDHSDAGPADADGDSTAEAPQRSRAELQADIAATRAQLAGLVDEIEHRLDVPARAEVIVDDFKTDPKKAVVTHKKTTVTAAVVVAAVGTGIGLLIRAIVKK
- a CDS encoding GntR family transcriptional regulator: MPASASPSTAVQTVAAALRELILDARLAPGQALREETLSAEHGVNRHTVRAALQLLAAQRLVTFEPYKGARVRAFSDDDVRALMEYRTALEGEAVALLRRRTGTSAGAPLPLPPELVAANARLREVCERHPDDHRAIESAHAELHHALVASAGSPRITEAHGQLESELLLFLNQLRPLLPADEMAEQHDRLLEGIRMRGEPAVREHLAHSAEQLIALHRSR
- a CDS encoding AI-2E family transporter encodes the protein MPTDDSALARPNPPGTASPSPSDPTARPSLRSMLTDKFGQLALRSLQIIVVLILATVVVFALVQLKLVVIPLLIAIILAAAVSPVLRWLKHHGFSAMMATWVTLVAAILVFGGLITLIVFAVRGQWDELGKRASEGVDNLQGFITNLPFDIDQSQIEDAKNSALDFLTSSQFGSGALAGVSAAGEVITGAVLAIVILFFFMKDGPQIWAFLLKPFKGYRHERGERIGHTAVRTLGGYIRGTAVVALVDSVAIGVGVAIVGVPLALPLAIIVFVGAFIPLIGATLAGVLAALVAFVANGPVAALVVVGIVIAVNQLEGNFLQPVVMAQSLKLHPLVILVALTAGTILGGIVGAVLSVPIAAVGWAIIKVWNGPAPEPEPHPKRKKKDRTPKAEPPAAEVVA
- a CDS encoding NAD(P)H-hydrate epimerase; protein product: MRIGYTAQAVRDAERPHLEAGEPLMERASHALAQEITARLGALPPPPDGRPWRVVLLVGSGSNGGDALFAGAELASGAGIAGGTGIAGEAGIMGGTGIVVEAIRVGTRVHEGGRAAAEAAGVGVRSLAATEAARVAVQGDVVVDGILGTGTSAAAPALRGAAREAVAGILDLIAAGEGRPLVVAVDLPSGVDPDTGAVADEVVLPADLTVTFGGIKAGLLQGPGARFAGEVVLARIGIEDDLAATEPAIVVP